A portion of the Clostridium gelidum genome contains these proteins:
- a CDS encoding calcium-translocating P-type ATPase, SERCA-type codes for MIQEKEFTCGLSTKEVEKRINNFGLNELTHNNKVSAFKIFLSQFNDFIVWVLIAATIISGVIGDKADAITILIIVIINAILGFVQEFRTEKSLEALKELAAPTCKVLRNSSIKIINSIYLTIGDIVILEAGDRIPADGFFVESSGIVVDESLLTGESVGVNKDAKQYKINDSQLKVANGQSASKKNNIGFMGTTVVKGKGLFKVDSIGMKTEMGKIADLIQNIEEEKSPLNKRLDSLGKILVVICIIICAIVTGMGIIRGNDVTEMFLLGVSLAVAAIPEGLAAIVTVSLALGVSRMLKKNALVRKLPAVETLGCTSIICSDKTGTLTQNKMTVKEVYINGRLHELEKEKISDYTKFMKSLVYCNDCNYDFTKNKMSESLHGDPTETALINMFFQEVKDLESFIKKTTRIFDIPFDSNRKMMSVIVKEGEKETCYVKGAPERVIERCDYILENNKIKPFTYQKKKQVADFITAMSSRALRCIAGAYKEEHLTHGDELEENLIFLGIAGSIDPPREEARDAVLKCKLAGIKPVMITGDHQNTALAIAKALNICNTSEQVMTGDEIEQISDLELEGKIKKIRVFARVSPSHKLRIVRAFKKKGNIVAMTGDGVNDAPAIKESDIGIAMGISGTDVTKEASSMILMDDNFSTIVAAVEEGRIIYDNIRKFIRYLLSCNLGEVLTMFLATLFYLPNPLSPIQILLVNLATDGLPAIALGIDPPEQDIMRQPPREKKESIFARGLVEKIVIRGALIGLCTLLSFMVGRYYKMNLETCRTLALCTLVMSQLIHVFECRSERHSIFQINLFTNPYLVGAVTISIILLCSVLYVPFLQGVFHTVALSVNQWLIVIFFSGIIAFINSVYLLIKSK; via the coding sequence GTGATACAGGAAAAGGAATTTACATGTGGTCTTAGCACTAAGGAAGTAGAAAAGAGAATTAATAACTTTGGACTTAATGAATTAACACATAATAATAAAGTATCGGCATTTAAAATATTCTTATCTCAATTTAATGATTTTATTGTTTGGGTTTTAATTGCTGCTACTATAATTTCAGGGGTCATTGGAGATAAAGCAGATGCTATTACTATACTTATAATAGTTATTATTAATGCAATACTAGGATTTGTTCAAGAATTTAGGACTGAAAAATCATTAGAAGCATTAAAGGAACTAGCAGCACCAACTTGTAAGGTTTTAAGAAATTCAAGTATAAAAATTATAAATTCAATTTATTTAACAATTGGAGATATTGTTATTTTAGAGGCTGGAGATAGGATACCTGCTGATGGCTTTTTTGTTGAAAGTTCAGGAATAGTTGTTGATGAATCTTTATTAACAGGGGAATCAGTTGGTGTAAATAAAGATGCTAAACAATATAAAATTAATGATTCACAATTAAAAGTAGCGAATGGACAAAGCGCATCAAAGAAAAACAATATAGGATTTATGGGGACAACTGTAGTAAAAGGAAAAGGGTTATTTAAAGTTGATAGTATAGGCATGAAAACTGAAATGGGTAAAATAGCAGATTTAATTCAAAATATTGAGGAAGAAAAGTCTCCTTTAAATAAAAGATTGGATTCATTAGGTAAAATTTTAGTTGTTATTTGCATTATAATATGTGCTATTGTGACTGGGATGGGGATAATAAGAGGAAATGATGTAACGGAGATGTTCTTACTTGGGGTTAGTCTTGCAGTTGCTGCAATTCCAGAAGGATTAGCTGCCATTGTTACAGTTTCATTAGCTCTTGGAGTATCTAGGATGCTTAAAAAAAATGCACTTGTAAGAAAGCTCCCCGCAGTAGAGACATTAGGCTGTACATCAATAATATGTTCTGATAAGACTGGAACGTTAACTCAAAATAAAATGACGGTGAAAGAAGTTTATATAAATGGTAGACTTCATGAACTTGAGAAAGAAAAAATAAGTGACTATACAAAGTTTATGAAATCTCTTGTTTATTGTAATGATTGTAATTATGATTTTACTAAGAATAAAATGAGTGAATCGCTTCATGGAGATCCAACAGAAACGGCATTAATAAATATGTTTTTTCAGGAAGTTAAAGACCTTGAAAGTTTCATAAAAAAGACTACTAGAATATTTGATATACCTTTTGACTCAAATAGAAAGATGATGTCAGTTATAGTAAAAGAAGGAGAAAAGGAAACTTGTTATGTAAAAGGCGCTCCAGAAAGAGTAATAGAAAGATGTGATTATATATTAGAAAATAATAAAATTAAGCCTTTCACATATCAAAAGAAAAAGCAAGTAGCTGATTTTATTACAGCCATGTCATCTAGGGCACTAAGATGTATAGCTGGGGCATATAAAGAAGAACATCTAACTCACGGAGATGAGTTAGAAGAAAACTTAATTTTCTTGGGAATAGCAGGAAGCATAGATCCTCCTAGAGAAGAAGCTAGAGATGCAGTTTTAAAATGTAAACTTGCAGGGATAAAGCCTGTTATGATAACAGGAGATCATCAAAATACTGCACTTGCAATAGCAAAAGCTTTAAACATATGTAATACTTCTGAGCAAGTTATGACAGGTGACGAAATTGAGCAAATAAGTGATTTAGAATTAGAAGGTAAGATAAAAAAAATAAGGGTATTTGCTAGGGTTTCACCTAGTCACAAATTAAGAATTGTAAGAGCATTTAAGAAAAAAGGAAACATTGTTGCTATGACAGGCGATGGTGTAAATGATGCACCAGCTATTAAAGAATCTGATATAGGCATTGCCATGGGTATTTCTGGGACAGATGTAACTAAAGAAGCATCATCTATGATTCTTATGGATGATAATTTTTCAACTATAGTTGCAGCGGTGGAAGAGGGAAGAATAATATATGATAATATAAGAAAATTTATAAGATATTTATTATCTTGCAACCTTGGAGAAGTATTAACAATGTTTTTAGCAACATTATTTTATTTACCTAATCCATTAAGTCCAATACAAATTTTACTTGTAAATTTAGCTACAGATGGACTTCCAGCAATAGCACTCGGAATTGATCCACCAGAACAAGATATAATGAGACAGCCACCAAGAGAAAAGAAAGAAAGCATATTTGCTAGAGGACTTGTGGAAAAGATAGTAATTAGAGGGGCATTAATAGGGTTGTGTACTTTATTATCATTTATGGTAGGTAGATATTATAAAATGAATTTGGAAACATGTAGGACTTTAGCATTATGCACATTAGTTATGTCTCAGCTTATACATGTATTTGAATGTAGATCAGAAAGACATTCAATTTTCCAAATAAACTTATTTACAAATCCATATTTAGTTGGAGCAGTTACAATATCAATAATACTATTATGTTCAGTATTATATGTACCATTTTTGCAAGGTGTATTCCATACTGTAGCCTTATCCGTTAATCAATGGCTTATTGTAATATTCTTTTCAGGGATAATAGCATTTATTAATAGTGTTTATTTGTTGATTAAGTCAAAATAA
- a CDS encoding IS1/IS1595 family N-terminal zinc-binding domain-containing protein, whose amino-acid sequence MIQKNVNSKKLKENINSLLKNYIYKNRNIECCPSCGGKKYIKHGSYKGIQRYKCKECKKTFSNTTNSLWSYSKKDINVWIKFVELMIQKKSLRFCAKKLKISITTAFYWRHKILHGLKLDSVPNKLEGNVHINKTIVIENFKGCRNILTTRRSNIWIVAAKGDEDSMLVMPTFRDCWNWKTFDEKIYSKIQKESYIVAYNDRYIGVKAKAHNKKIVKEVKKDDRVGYIMANIMEWFAPFKGIATKYLEEYLSFYILFYLDKIFNYIDIISYLSLGSRFIRIKEIGA is encoded by the coding sequence TTGATACAAAAAAATGTAAATTCAAAGAAATTAAAAGAGAATATAAATAGTTTGTTGAAAAACTACATTTATAAAAATAGAAATATTGAGTGTTGCCCATCTTGTGGGGGGAAAAAATATATTAAACATGGATCATATAAGGGAATACAACGTTATAAATGTAAAGAGTGCAAAAAAACTTTTTCAAATACTACAAATTCACTATGGAGTTACTCAAAGAAGGATATAAATGTATGGATAAAATTTGTTGAACTAATGATACAAAAGAAATCCCTAAGGTTTTGTGCAAAAAAGTTAAAGATAAGTATAACAACAGCATTTTATTGGAGGCATAAAATTTTGCATGGATTAAAATTAGATAGTGTACCCAACAAATTAGAAGGAAATGTACATATTAATAAAACTATAGTAATAGAGAATTTTAAAGGATGCAGAAATATACTAACAACTAGAAGAAGTAATATTTGGATTGTAGCAGCAAAAGGAGATGAAGACTCAATGCTTGTGATGCCAACATTTAGGGATTGTTGGAATTGGAAAACCTTTGATGAAAAGATATATTCTAAAATTCAAAAAGAGTCATATATTGTTGCATACAATGATAGATATATTGGTGTAAAAGCAAAAGCACATAATAAAAAAATAGTTAAAGAAGTAAAAAAGGATGATAGGGTAGGATATATTATGGCAAACATAATGGAATGGTTTGCTCCTTTTAAAGGAATTGCGACTAAGTATTTGGAGGAATATCTTTCATTTTATATTCTATTTTATTTAGATAAAATTTTTAATTATATTGATATAATATCTTATTTGTCTTTGGGAAGCAGATTCATAAGAATAAAAGAAATAGGAGCATAG
- a CDS encoding putative manganese-dependent inorganic diphosphatase, whose amino-acid sequence MENIVYVTGHKNPDSDSICAAYGYSEFKNKTSKIPTIPVRLGNVNAETQFILDYFGVKAPKLLETVKLKVEDLDIDTIASILPELSLKMAWNIIRDNHIKSLPVVDNKNRLVGILSISNLASSYMDISDENILAKSKTSIENILDTLSARSIYINEDCKIFKGKIAVTAMKPDSLKELINEGDIALVGDRPDAQEALIDLKTSLIIITGSHTLAENLLSKAKENGVTVISTPYHSFVASRLLTQSIPVSYVMATGDLISFSKDDLVEDIKDVMAETRYNSYPVTDEDGRVVGTVSRYHLISNHKKKVIQVDHNERGQSVDGLEEAEVLEIIDHHRVADIQTSNPIYFRNEPLGSSSTIVGKCYFELNMTPSKEVAGLLCGAIISDTLLFKSPTCTEQDRIVCKKLAEIAGIQSLEEFAKAMFKAGTSLKGKSVSQIFNQDFKPFKMGEAKVGVAQVNTMDIDGFMPLKDEMLSFMKSEADSKDYDVVMLLLTDILTEGSQVLVAGERQDYIEKTFNVELKDSMAFLPGVLSRKKQVIPPLTNVINSMK is encoded by the coding sequence TTGGAAAATATAGTTTATGTAACTGGCCATAAAAATCCTGATTCAGATTCTATTTGTGCTGCATATGGTTATTCTGAATTTAAAAATAAGACTAGCAAGATTCCAACTATACCTGTAAGATTAGGTAATGTAAATGCAGAAACACAATTTATTTTGGATTACTTTGGAGTTAAAGCACCAAAATTATTGGAAACAGTTAAACTTAAAGTGGAGGATTTAGATATTGATACTATTGCATCAATATTACCAGAGCTTTCTTTAAAGATGGCATGGAATATTATTCGAGATAATCATATTAAATCTTTACCAGTAGTTGATAATAAGAACAGATTAGTAGGAATTCTTTCAATATCAAACTTAGCATCATCATATATGGATATATCAGATGAGAATATATTGGCTAAAAGTAAGACGTCAATAGAAAATATATTAGATACACTTTCAGCTAGAAGTATATATATAAATGAAGATTGTAAAATATTTAAAGGTAAAATTGCAGTTACAGCAATGAAACCAGACAGCTTAAAGGAACTTATCAATGAAGGGGATATTGCACTTGTAGGAGATAGACCTGATGCTCAAGAAGCTTTAATTGATTTAAAAACATCATTAATTATAATAACTGGTTCTCATACACTTGCAGAAAATTTACTTTCTAAAGCTAAAGAAAATGGAGTTACTGTAATAAGTACACCTTATCATTCTTTTGTAGCTTCAAGATTATTAACTCAAAGTATACCAGTAAGTTATGTTATGGCTACTGGTGATTTAATATCATTTTCAAAGGATGACTTAGTTGAAGACATTAAAGATGTTATGGCTGAAACTAGATATAATAGCTATCCTGTAACTGATGAGGATGGAAGGGTTGTTGGAACTGTTTCAAGATATCATCTTATTTCAAATCATAAGAAAAAGGTTATTCAAGTAGATCATAATGAAAGAGGTCAATCTGTTGATGGACTCGAAGAAGCTGAAGTTCTTGAAATAATAGATCACCATAGAGTTGCAGATATTCAAACAAGTAATCCAATATATTTTAGAAATGAGCCACTGGGGAGTTCTTCAACGATAGTTGGTAAATGTTACTTTGAACTTAACATGACACCATCTAAAGAAGTTGCAGGATTATTATGTGGAGCAATTATTTCAGATACTTTATTGTTTAAAAGCCCTACTTGTACCGAACAAGATAGGATTGTATGCAAAAAGTTAGCTGAAATAGCTGGAATCCAAAGCTTAGAAGAATTTGCAAAGGCAATGTTTAAAGCAGGGACTTCTTTAAAAGGAAAGAGTGTATCTCAAATTTTCAACCAAGACTTCAAGCCATTTAAAATGGGAGAAGCTAAGGTTGGTGTAGCTCAAGTTAATACTATGGATATTGATGGATTTATGCCATTAAAAGATGAAATGTTAAGTTTCATGAAGAGTGAAGCAGATAGTAAAGACTATGATGTAGTTATGCTACTATTAACAGATATATTAACAGAAGGTTCACAAGTGTTAGTTGCGGGTGAAAGACAGGACTATATTGAAAAGACATTTAATGTTGAATTAAAGGATTCGATGGCATTTTTACCTGGAGTATTATCGAGAAAGAAACAAGTAATACCACCACTTACAAATGTAATTAATTCAATGAAATAA
- a CDS encoding flagellar hook-basal body complex protein: MFNIFATAQSGMNAYQEKIDFLSNDLVNSSTTGYKSTDVGFKDLLTESLDRNGTPLVNKKAITGTGVKLGTNYATNKQGNILTTGGKTDLAIDGIGYFALQQDDGNVVYTRDGSFKIDANGTLVDSNGKKVYIQYEDGASEGNPALKSENISIDQEGGITMKVGDEMTKIGSIPIFTAIGDKGFIPLGNNCFTPSSDAQVTASDNYTVVQGALEASNVDTGEVFSDLILTQRAFQLSSKAITAADDMWSMINSMR, translated from the coding sequence ATGTTTAATATTTTTGCTACTGCTCAAAGTGGAATGAATGCATATCAAGAAAAAATAGACTTTCTTTCAAATGACTTAGTTAATAGTTCAACAACAGGATATAAAAGTACAGATGTAGGATTTAAAGATCTTTTAACAGAATCATTAGACAGAAACGGGACTCCACTTGTAAATAAAAAAGCTATAACGGGTACCGGAGTTAAATTAGGTACTAATTATGCAACAAATAAGCAAGGTAATATTTTAACAACAGGTGGAAAAACTGACTTAGCTATAGATGGAATAGGATATTTTGCTTTGCAGCAAGATGATGGAAATGTAGTATATACTAGGGATGGCAGTTTTAAGATTGATGCTAATGGAACATTAGTAGATTCAAATGGAAAAAAAGTATATATTCAATATGAAGATGGAGCTTCAGAAGGAAATCCAGCCTTAAAAAGTGAGAATATATCTATAGATCAAGAGGGTGGAATAACCATGAAGGTTGGAGACGAAATGACTAAGATTGGAAGTATTCCAATTTTTACAGCAATAGGAGACAAAGGATTTATTCCTTTAGGAAATAATTGTTTTACTCCAAGTTCAGATGCGCAAGTAACAGCAAGTGATAATTATACAGTAGTACAAGGTGCTTTAGAAGCATCAAATGTAGATACTGGTGAAGTTTTCTCTGATCTAATATTAACTCAAAGAGCTTTTCAACTTAGTTCAAAAGCAATAACAGCAGCAGATGATATGTGGAGCATGATAAATAGTATGAGATAA
- a CDS encoding flagellar hook-basal body complex protein gives MIRGLYTSVSGLIALQNEQEVITNNIANINNNGYKKRELTKKSFEDVMISNRQKLLGDEYVKNNIGSLNLGVKINDVETVFTQGSFKATDSSTDFAIDGRGFFVAQNGNQEVYTRDGNFKINQQGYLITNDGCEVLGTNITTGTKEPIYIGNNKFSLDGGNNINIEGIGATHTLLTVDFKNEDYKSLEPLGDNYITKNNPIYNSIVNVRQNVLETSNVDPAAEMVKLMEVKRQFETNQKFVKMQDETLQKAASELGRV, from the coding sequence TTGATAAGAGGATTGTATACTTCTGTTTCAGGGTTAATAGCATTACAAAATGAGCAGGAAGTAATCACCAATAATATTGCAAATATAAATAATAATGGTTATAAAAAACGAGAACTTACAAAAAAAAGTTTTGAAGATGTTATGATATCCAATAGACAAAAGCTTTTAGGAGATGAATATGTAAAAAACAATATTGGTAGTTTAAATTTAGGTGTAAAAATTAATGATGTAGAGACGGTTTTCACACAGGGATCTTTTAAGGCTACAGATAGCAGTACAGATTTTGCTATTGATGGAAGAGGTTTTTTTGTGGCTCAAAATGGAAATCAAGAGGTATATACAAGAGATGGAAACTTTAAGATTAATCAACAAGGATATTTAATAACAAATGATGGATGTGAAGTTTTAGGAACAAATATTACAACTGGTACTAAAGAGCCAATATATATAGGTAATAATAAGTTTTCTTTGGATGGAGGAAATAATATTAATATAGAAGGTATTGGTGCAACACATACATTATTAACAGTTGATTTTAAAAATGAAGATTATAAATCATTAGAGCCACTTGGTGACAACTATATAACAAAAAACAATCCTATTTATAATTCTATAGTTAATGTAAGGCAAAATGTTCTTGAAACATCAAATGTGGATCCAGCAGCAGAAATGGTAAAGCTTATGGAAGTAAAAAGACAATTTGAAACAAATCAAAAGTTTGTTAAGATGCAGGATGAAACACTTCAAAAAGCTGCAAGTGAATTAGGACGCGTATAA
- a CDS encoding FliA/WhiG family RNA polymerase sigma factor has product MHAENDVDGKTQIIQEYIPLVKYIASRVMFGKNKYMEYEDLVSYGLIGLMDALNKFDSTKGMKFSSYASIRIKGSMIDELRKNRPISKGAMDKLNRYNKAIDALQMKLLREPTTDEIAKYLEISLSEVAEIENYINYISMVSLENVIFSEDEDVNLIGIIEDKNSPSPDACLQDKEQLEVLTHAITLLKEKDRTVLNLYYYEGLTLKEIGVVLSVSESRVCQLHSRAISNLRECMKKLHYIN; this is encoded by the coding sequence ATGCACGCAGAAAATGATGTAGATGGAAAAACGCAAATAATACAAGAATATATTCCATTAGTAAAGTATATTGCCTCTAGAGTGATGTTTGGGAAAAACAAATACATGGAGTATGAGGATTTAGTGAGTTATGGTTTAATTGGACTTATGGATGCATTAAATAAGTTTGATAGCACAAAGGGAATGAAATTTTCATCTTATGCATCTATAAGGATTAAAGGGTCAATGATAGATGAATTAAGAAAAAATAGACCAATATCTAAAGGTGCTATGGATAAATTAAATAGGTATAATAAAGCCATTGATGCTTTACAAATGAAGCTACTCCGAGAACCTACAACTGATGAAATAGCAAAGTATTTAGAGATTTCTTTAAGTGAAGTAGCAGAAATTGAAAATTATATAAATTATATTTCAATGGTATCCTTAGAAAATGTTATTTTTTCAGAGGATGAAGATGTAAACCTTATTGGTATTATAGAAGATAAAAATAGTCCGAGTCCTGATGCTTGTCTACAAGACAAAGAACAATTAGAGGTTTTAACCCATGCAATAACTTTACTTAAGGAAAAGGACAGAACTGTATTGAATCTTTACTATTATGAAGGTTTAACATTAAAAGAAATAGGTGTAGTACTAAGTGTGTCAGAGTCTAGAGTTTGCCAATTACATAGTAGGGCTATTAGTAATTTGAGAGAATGTATGAAAAAACTACATTACATAAATTAA
- a CDS encoding flagellar brake protein: protein MEDFNLKVNDRINVMIERKAYKTLIIDVQDDFLRINLPVNEGEYLMLHVNEKIEFNSYLDEGRCYKFYSKVISRGKEGNIIYYKISKPFDIKKIQRRSFFRVDLFDMIEYKIITNIDKEDVDSVPYKEGFMVDLSGGGLKLKVKDDIKRDDLILIRMAIKGAEIEAKCDTVRIENTEDKEKLCGLKFLNITPAQTDTIIQGLFEIVRKQRSKL, encoded by the coding sequence ATGGAAGACTTTAACCTAAAAGTTAATGATAGAATAAATGTAATGATAGAAAGAAAAGCATATAAAACATTAATTATAGATGTGCAAGATGATTTCTTAAGGATAAATTTGCCGGTTAATGAAGGTGAATATCTAATGTTACATGTAAATGAGAAAATTGAGTTCAATTCTTATTTAGATGAAGGTAGATGTTATAAATTTTATTCTAAGGTAATTTCGAGGGGAAAAGAAGGGAATATAATATACTATAAGATATCAAAACCTTTCGATATAAAAAAAATACAACGAAGAAGTTTTTTTAGAGTGGATTTATTCGATATGATAGAGTATAAAATAATTACAAATATTGATAAAGAAGATGTTGATAGTGTACCTTATAAAGAGGGATTTATGGTGGATTTAAGCGGTGGTGGATTAAAGCTTAAAGTAAAAGATGATATAAAAAGAGATGATTTGATCTTAATTAGAATGGCAATAAAAGGTGCTGAAATTGAAGCGAAGTGTGATACTGTTAGAATTGAAAATACAGAAGATAAAGAAAAATTATGTGGTTTAAAATTTTTAAATATTACACCAGCTCAAACTGATACTATAATTCAGGGTCTTTTTGAAATAGTGAGAAAACAAAGATCAAAATTATAA
- a CDS encoding MinD/ParA family protein: MLDQADALRKLINNEEEQHKKISTKIITVTSGKGGVGKSNFVVNVAIVLQNKGKKVLIFDADLGMGNDDVLMGLYPKHNIFDIIFTDLEIKDIIIEGTNGVSLIPAGSALSKAQELEESDKKIFLEKLDTLDEYDYILMDTGAGVNKDILSFIAASEELIIITTPEPTSLTDGYSLIKAIDHYKLKTSARIIVNKAFTKEEGQETYNRFDRAVSKFLKINIEYLGCILDDKKLVQSVRQQKPFVVLYPNCDATRDVENIAMKIMGQEINSVNGAKGLFSRLFNRFS; encoded by the coding sequence ATGTTAGATCAAGCAGACGCGTTACGAAAATTGATAAATAATGAAGAAGAGCAACATAAGAAGATATCTACAAAAATCATAACAGTAACATCTGGAAAAGGTGGAGTTGGAAAAAGTAATTTTGTTGTTAATGTAGCTATAGTTCTCCAAAACAAAGGTAAAAAGGTTTTGATATTTGATGCTGATTTAGGCATGGGAAATGATGATGTCTTAATGGGTCTTTATCCTAAACATAATATATTTGATATTATATTTACTGATTTGGAAATAAAAGATATAATCATAGAAGGAACTAATGGCGTAAGCTTAATTCCAGCAGGATCTGCATTAAGTAAAGCCCAAGAGCTAGAAGAAAGCGATAAAAAAATATTTTTAGAAAAACTTGATACATTAGATGAGTATGATTACATATTAATGGATACAGGTGCGGGTGTTAATAAAGATATTTTATCGTTTATAGCAGCATCAGAAGAATTGATTATTATAACTACTCCAGAACCGACATCGTTAACAGATGGTTATAGTTTAATAAAAGCTATAGATCACTATAAACTTAAAACAAGCGCAAGAATAATTGTAAATAAAGCATTCACTAAAGAAGAAGGTCAAGAAACTTATAATAGATTTGATAGAGCAGTTAGTAAATTTTTGAAAATTAATATTGAATATTTGGGATGTATACTAGATGATAAAAAATTAGTACAAAGTGTAAGACAGCAAAAACCTTTTGTTGTCCTCTATCCTAATTGTGATGCAACTAGAGATGTAGAAAACATTGCTATGAAAATTATGGGTCAAGAAATTAATTCAGTAAATGGAGCAAAAGGATTATTTAGTAGATTATTTAATAGATTTTCATAG
- the flhF gene encoding flagellar biosynthesis protein FlhF — protein sequence MVIKKYLVKNMNEGLTRIRYELGKDAIIISQRKVRKPGLKGLFSKKVIEVTAAVENSPNQEKNNFNEDKSHYDRDEEFKNSLESIKKMMQGEMSVSSETVKVKEIEKPETLTSKIFEHNSNREKEVNKVNIEEEDKKVEDSNIEAIHKEVSELKNLFNRVIEGTSYQENSNDYLKEKLKKLEIDEEFQAEIMKIVKENCNESKDETEVLRDVFEKDILVSRQGLSGRVVLVGPTGVGKTTTIAKLAGRLALVEKKKVGLITVDTYRIGAVEQLKTYAEIMNIPFEVVITMKEMEEAIENMKDCEVVLIDTTGRSSKNAMQISELRAFVQKAHPDHVNMVISATTKNSDIKSILKGYAELQYDNIIITKLDETSVYGSLYNIAKISNRPVNFITIGQNVPDDIKVPTKEEIASFILGEEILC from the coding sequence ATGGTTATTAAAAAATATCTTGTAAAAAACATGAATGAAGGTTTGACTCGCATTAGATATGAACTGGGAAAAGATGCTATTATTATAAGTCAAAGAAAGGTTAGAAAGCCAGGATTAAAAGGATTATTTTCTAAAAAAGTAATTGAGGTTACAGCAGCGGTTGAAAATTCACCAAATCAAGAAAAAAATAATTTTAATGAAGATAAAAGTCATTATGATAGAGATGAGGAATTTAAAAATTCTTTGGAAAGTATTAAAAAAATGATGCAAGGTGAAATGTCAGTTTCAAGTGAAACTGTAAAAGTTAAAGAAATTGAAAAACCTGAAACATTAACTAGTAAAATATTTGAACATAATTCAAATAGAGAAAAAGAGGTTAATAAAGTTAATATTGAAGAAGAAGATAAAAAGGTAGAAGATTCTAATATAGAAGCTATACATAAAGAAGTTAGTGAGCTTAAAAATTTATTTAACAGAGTAATAGAGGGTACGTCATATCAAGAAAATTCAAATGATTATTTAAAAGAGAAATTAAAAAAATTAGAGATTGATGAAGAATTCCAAGCTGAAATTATGAAAATAGTAAAGGAAAATTGTAATGAAAGCAAAGATGAGACAGAAGTACTAAGGGATGTTTTTGAAAAAGATATTTTAGTATCTAGACAAGGTTTAAGTGGACGTGTTGTATTAGTAGGACCAACTGGAGTTGGGAAAACTACTACCATAGCAAAACTTGCAGGGAGACTTGCTCTTGTTGAAAAAAAGAAAGTGGGATTAATAACAGTAGATACATATAGAATTGGAGCTGTAGAGCAACTTAAAACTTATGCTGAAATAATGAATATTCCTTTTGAAGTAGTTATTACCATGAAAGAAATGGAAGAAGCTATTGAGAATATGAAGGACTGCGAGGTTGTACTCATAGATACTACAGGAAGAAGTAGTAAAAATGCAATGCAAATTTCAGAACTTAGAGCTTTTGTTCAAAAGGCACATCCTGATCATGTAAATATGGTAATAAGTGCAACTACAAAAAATAGTGATATAAAGAGTATATTAAAGGGTTATGCAGAACTTCAATATGATAATATTATTATTACAAAACTTGATGAAACTAGTGTTTATGGATCTTTGTATAATATAGCTAAGATTTCTAATAGGCCAGTTAATTTTATAACTATAGGACAAAATGTACCTGATGATATAAAGGTACCTACAAAGGAAGAGATAGCAAGCTTCATCCTAGGGGAGGAAATACTATGTTAG